From a region of the Streptomyces venezuelae genome:
- a CDS encoding CGNR zinc finger domain-containing protein gives MGDSRDGFSAARRLIDLAEAVRAAPELPRADLAELLARHGERPADLTEEAFPEAGAAELRAAARRMGEVLGEGDEGRAAEALNALFAQYGTRPRLTRHDGHPWHLHVDRGEEAGWGDWFLASGALALAQLLTEYGRIAWGACAAAGCGRFFLATGPGSARRYCSGGCATRARVAAHRRRKREGGGPG, from the coding sequence ATGGGTGACTCGCGGGACGGCTTCTCGGCGGCCCGGCGGCTGATCGACCTCGCCGAGGCGGTCCGGGCGGCTCCCGAACTGCCGCGCGCCGACCTCGCGGAGCTGCTGGCCCGGCACGGGGAGCGGCCCGCCGACCTCACGGAGGAGGCGTTCCCCGAGGCGGGCGCGGCCGAACTGCGCGCCGCGGCACGGCGGATGGGGGAGGTGCTCGGGGAGGGCGACGAGGGCCGCGCAGCGGAGGCCCTCAACGCGCTGTTCGCGCAGTACGGCACCCGCCCCCGGCTGACCCGGCACGACGGCCACCCCTGGCACCTGCACGTCGACCGGGGCGAGGAGGCCGGCTGGGGCGACTGGTTCCTCGCCTCGGGCGCCCTCGCGCTCGCCCAACTGCTCACGGAGTACGGGCGGATCGCCTGGGGTGCCTGCGCCGCGGCGGGCTGCGGGCGGTTCTTCCTCGCCACCGGGCCGGGGAGCGCGCGCCGCTACTGCTCCGGCGGCTGCGCCACGCGGGCGCGGGTCGCCGCCCACCGCCGCCGGAAGCGGGAGGGCGGCGGTCCGGGGTGA
- a CDS encoding lysophospholipid acyltransferase family protein: MAELVYPPVIGAAHGLFRALDIRIDMKGTENIPRKGGAVLVSNHIGYLDFIFAGLTARPQKRLVRFMAKESVFRHKVSGPLMRAMKHIPVDRKQGEAAYQHALDSLRAGEIIGVFPEATISQSFTLKSFKSGAARMAQEAGVPLIPVALWGTQRLWTKGRPKNLKRSHIPVTMRVGEPVEAPADQYAGAITRRLRERVQELLDAAQRAYPDKPKGADDSWWLPAHLGGTAPTAAEVREAG, encoded by the coding sequence ATGGCTGAGCTCGTCTACCCTCCCGTGATCGGCGCCGCGCACGGACTCTTCCGCGCCCTGGACATCCGTATCGACATGAAGGGCACCGAGAACATCCCCCGCAAGGGCGGTGCGGTCCTGGTGTCGAACCACATCGGATACCTCGACTTCATCTTCGCCGGCCTGACGGCGCGGCCGCAGAAGCGCCTGGTCCGCTTCATGGCCAAGGAGTCGGTGTTCCGGCACAAGGTGTCCGGTCCGCTGATGCGCGCGATGAAGCACATCCCCGTCGACCGCAAGCAGGGCGAGGCGGCCTACCAGCACGCCCTGGACTCGCTGCGGGCCGGCGAGATCATCGGTGTCTTCCCCGAGGCGACGATCTCCCAGTCCTTCACGCTCAAGAGCTTCAAGTCGGGGGCGGCGCGCATGGCGCAGGAGGCCGGGGTCCCGCTGATCCCGGTGGCGCTGTGGGGCACCCAGCGGCTGTGGACCAAGGGCCGCCCGAAGAACCTCAAGCGCAGCCACATCCCGGTGACGATGCGCGTGGGCGAGCCCGTGGAGGCCCCGGCCGACCAGTACGCCGGCGCCATCACCCGCCGGCTGCGCGAGCGCGTGCAGGAGCTGCTGGACGCCGCGCAGCGCGCCTACCCGGACAAGCCGAAGGGCGCCGACGACTCGTGGTGGCTCCCGGCCCACCTGGGCGGTACCGCGCCGACGGCGGCCGAGGTCCGCGAGGCCGGCTGA
- a CDS encoding PadR family transcriptional regulator, whose product MPPGLRRVPGLTSLGNTTGRQEPKRQELPPTAWAVLGLLSFPGERTGYELKKWADSSLRFFYWSPAISQIYAELRRLEELGYAASVRSGPEEARAKRRYAITDAGREALAGWAADTGEAGPPVLKHGLLLRIWLGHLAEPERLRAMVGEHLERTRGELAAVREAMEHAAGVPEWTFPALALRWSERQHLAELELSEALLADLEELAAARQDPGRQGGGDAPTPG is encoded by the coding sequence GTGCCTCCAGGGTTGCGCCGCGTACCCGGTCTCACTTCCCTCGGGAACACGACCGGCCGTCAGGAGCCGAAGCGGCAGGAGCTGCCGCCGACCGCGTGGGCCGTTCTGGGTCTGCTCTCCTTCCCCGGCGAGCGGACCGGCTACGAGCTGAAGAAGTGGGCGGACTCCTCCCTGCGCTTCTTCTACTGGTCACCGGCCATCAGCCAGATCTACGCGGAGCTGCGCCGTCTGGAGGAACTGGGCTACGCGGCCTCCGTGCGCTCGGGGCCCGAGGAGGCACGGGCCAAGCGGCGCTACGCCATCACCGACGCGGGGCGCGAGGCGCTGGCCGGCTGGGCCGCCGACACCGGCGAGGCCGGTCCCCCCGTGCTCAAGCACGGGCTGCTGCTGCGGATCTGGCTCGGCCATCTGGCCGAGCCGGAGCGGCTGCGTGCCATGGTCGGCGAGCACCTGGAGCGGACCCGGGGCGAGCTGGCCGCCGTACGGGAAGCCATGGAGCATGCGGCCGGCGTACCGGAATGGACCTTCCCGGCCCTCGCGCTGCGCTGGAGCGAGCGGCAGCACCTGGCCGAACTGGAGCTCTCCGAGGCCCTGCTCGCCGACCTGGAGGAGCTCGCCGCGGCCCGGCAGGACCCGGGCCGTCAAGGCGGTGGGGACGCGCCCACGCCCGGGTGA
- a CDS encoding MFS transporter produces MGGFGRYLAAALAARIASEGMGMAVVMLALERTGSAAHGAFVLTAWLAPHVLAAPLAGVAAARARRPRLFHAGALAGFATAVATLTVLLGRAPVPLVLAVAVLGGSCGPMVTGGLSSLITGLVPAGPGRDRAYGWDAATYNAAAVTAPAAVGLVAALGSAGPAMAALAASGALAAILAATLPYEEQGAGQGPGAPRAGLGAGLAALWRVRELRAVTSATTLGFVGIGSLTTVSVLLATELGTPGGGGVLMTAFAVGALGGSLTLGRVTSVESGRLARWALAGTGAALAAAACAPSTAVAAALFALAGVCDGPLLTATLRIRAQYAPDGARTQVFTLGAGLKMTAASTGAALVGVAADVPAAALLTGIAGLLLAAALLHTLMAAPKPGRPDRPDHEGATGTSGGSATTAAGPRTPEGP; encoded by the coding sequence ATGGGCGGTTTCGGGCGGTACCTGGCGGCGGCACTGGCCGCGCGCATCGCCTCGGAGGGCATGGGCATGGCGGTGGTGATGCTGGCCCTGGAGCGCACCGGGAGCGCGGCGCACGGGGCGTTCGTGCTGACGGCCTGGCTGGCCCCGCACGTGCTGGCGGCCCCGCTCGCGGGCGTGGCGGCGGCCCGCGCCCGCCGGCCGCGGCTGTTCCACGCCGGCGCCCTGGCCGGCTTCGCGACGGCCGTCGCGACACTGACCGTCCTGCTCGGCCGGGCTCCCGTACCGCTCGTACTGGCCGTGGCGGTGCTCGGCGGGTCCTGCGGGCCGATGGTGACGGGAGGACTCTCCAGCCTGATCACCGGCCTGGTTCCGGCGGGACCGGGCCGTGACCGGGCGTACGGCTGGGACGCCGCGACCTACAACGCGGCGGCCGTCACCGCGCCGGCCGCGGTCGGCCTGGTCGCCGCGTTGGGCTCGGCGGGGCCCGCCATGGCCGCCCTGGCGGCGTCCGGCGCCCTGGCGGCCATCCTGGCGGCCACCCTCCCGTACGAGGAGCAGGGCGCGGGCCAGGGCCCGGGCGCACCCCGGGCCGGGCTGGGCGCGGGGCTCGCGGCCCTGTGGCGGGTCCGCGAGCTGCGGGCGGTCACCTCGGCCACGACCCTGGGCTTCGTGGGCATCGGTTCGCTCACCACCGTCTCGGTGCTGCTGGCCACGGAGCTCGGCACCCCGGGCGGCGGGGGCGTGCTGATGACGGCGTTCGCGGTGGGCGCTCTCGGCGGGTCGCTCACGCTGGGCCGTGTCACGTCCGTGGAGTCCGGCCGGCTGGCGCGGTGGGCGCTGGCCGGGACCGGGGCCGCCCTCGCGGCGGCCGCGTGCGCCCCGTCGACGGCCGTGGCGGCGGCCCTGTTCGCGCTCGCCGGGGTGTGCGACGGGCCGCTGCTCACGGCGACGCTGCGGATCCGCGCGCAGTACGCGCCGGACGGGGCGCGGACCCAGGTGTTCACCCTGGGCGCGGGCCTGAAGATGACGGCGGCGTCGACCGGGGCGGCCCTGGTGGGGGTCGCGGCCGACGTACCCGCGGCGGCGCTGCTGACCGGGATCGCCGGACTGCTGCTCGCGGCGGCGCTCCTGCACACCCTCATGGCGGCGCCGAAGCCCGGACGGCCCGACCGGCCCGACCACGAGGGAGCTACAGGGACGTCGGGAGGCTCCGCCACGACCGCGGCCGGTCCGCGGACTCCTGAAGGGCCCTGA
- a CDS encoding SDR family NAD(P)-dependent oxidoreductase, with protein MNGSGNGNGKLHGAVVAVAGAGGPAGRATLLRLAEAGAVVIASDADPARLAEAVDAARYAHGGATITGDTVDLLDLDATKAWAEQTEKEFGRIDGLVHLVGGWRGSKTFTDADLADWTFLEKLLIRTVQHTSLAFHDGLLRSDRGRYVLISQSGAHKPVANNAAYNAGKAAAEAWTLAMADSFRKAGGDEGPGAAAAILVIKALVHEAMRAERPNAKFAGFTDVTELAEAIAGVWERPAIDVNGQRLWLTPQP; from the coding sequence ATGAACGGCTCCGGGAACGGCAACGGAAAGCTGCACGGAGCGGTGGTGGCGGTGGCCGGGGCCGGCGGGCCCGCCGGCCGCGCCACCCTGCTCCGCCTCGCCGAGGCGGGTGCGGTGGTCATCGCGTCCGACGCCGATCCGGCGCGGCTCGCCGAGGCCGTCGACGCGGCACGCTACGCCCACGGCGGTGCCACCATCACCGGTGACACCGTGGACCTGCTGGACCTGGACGCCACCAAGGCCTGGGCCGAGCAGACCGAGAAGGAGTTCGGCCGGATCGACGGCCTGGTGCACCTCGTCGGCGGCTGGCGCGGCAGCAAGACCTTCACCGATGCGGACCTCGCGGACTGGACCTTCCTGGAGAAGCTCCTCATCCGCACGGTCCAGCACACCTCGCTGGCCTTCCACGACGGGCTGCTGCGCAGCGACCGCGGGCGCTACGTGCTGATCAGCCAGTCCGGGGCGCACAAGCCGGTCGCCAACAACGCCGCGTACAACGCGGGCAAGGCGGCGGCCGAGGCCTGGACCCTGGCCATGGCGGACTCCTTCCGCAAGGCGGGGGGTGACGAGGGCCCCGGAGCGGCAGCTGCGATCCTGGTCATCAAGGCACTGGTGCACGAGGCGATGCGCGCCGAGCGTCCCAATGCGAAGTTCGCGGGCTTCACCGACGTGACGGAGCTGGCCGAGGCCATCGCCGGCGTCTGGGAGCGGCCCGCCATCGATGTGAACGGACAGCGTCTGTGGCTCACTCCGCAACCGTGA
- a CDS encoding transglutaminase-like domain-containing protein produces MQLIQQIPEIHAYLASSEAIDHWHPVVQETSDTLWSSSGDAYSYAKTAFEFVRDTLAHSGDSGDPRVTWRASDVLTARNGICHAKSHALVALLRAQGIPGALCYQRLTEDDGTNPVVHGLVALRLPGAARWSRLDPRGNKPGVDARFDLDRERLAFPVRPELGETDYPELYAAPHPAVLRALQESADRPRSWRSLPTSL; encoded by the coding sequence ATGCAGCTGATCCAGCAGATCCCTGAGATTCACGCCTATCTGGCATCCAGTGAGGCGATCGACCACTGGCATCCGGTCGTGCAGGAAACCTCCGACACGCTCTGGTCGTCCAGCGGCGACGCATACTCATACGCCAAGACCGCCTTTGAGTTCGTCCGCGACACCCTCGCCCACTCGGGCGACTCCGGCGATCCGCGCGTCACCTGGCGCGCGTCCGACGTCCTCACCGCGCGCAACGGCATCTGCCACGCGAAGTCCCATGCGCTCGTCGCCCTGCTGCGCGCCCAGGGCATCCCGGGGGCCCTGTGCTACCAGCGCCTCACCGAAGACGACGGCACGAACCCCGTCGTGCACGGCCTCGTCGCCCTGCGGCTGCCGGGCGCCGCGCGCTGGTCCCGCCTCGATCCGCGCGGCAACAAGCCCGGCGTGGACGCCCGGTTCGACCTCGACCGGGAACGACTGGCCTTCCCCGTACGCCCGGAACTCGGTGAGACCGACTACCCCGAGCTCTACGCCGCCCCGCACCCGGCCGTGCTCAGGGCCCTTCAGGAGTCCGCGGACCGGCCGCGGTCGTGGCGGAGCCTCCCGACGTCCCTGTAG
- a CDS encoding flavin reductase family protein: MTAPTVPTAPVVPTAPSPRSPLSPRSGGATATGTTRAGSPDLLRSVFRQHAAGVAVITAQDGGRPVGFTATSLNSVSADPPLLSFTISTGASSWPAVRDSEYLGVHILGEHQRELAGLFARSGADRFGPPTGWVTGPHGVPVLDGVLAWLVCRVAARVPAGEHRVIIAEALVGDPAGEGRPLLYHQGRFNALRD, encoded by the coding sequence ATGACTGCTCCGACAGTCCCGACGGCCCCCGTGGTCCCCACGGCCCCGTCCCCCCGTTCCCCCCTTTCCCCCCGGTCCGGCGGCGCAACGGCCACCGGAACGACCCGCGCCGGCTCACCCGACCTGTTGCGCTCGGTCTTCCGGCAGCACGCCGCGGGGGTCGCCGTGATCACCGCCCAGGACGGCGGCCGGCCGGTGGGGTTCACCGCCACCTCGCTCAACTCCGTCTCCGCCGATCCGCCGCTGCTGTCCTTCACGATCTCCACCGGGGCCTCCAGCTGGCCCGCGGTGCGCGACAGCGAGTACCTCGGTGTCCACATACTCGGCGAGCACCAGCGGGAACTGGCGGGTCTGTTCGCCCGCAGCGGAGCCGACCGCTTCGGTCCGCCGACCGGCTGGGTCACCGGTCCGCACGGGGTGCCGGTGCTGGACGGCGTACTGGCGTGGCTGGTCTGCAGGGTGGCCGCGCGTGTGCCGGCCGGCGAACATCGTGTGATCATCGCTGAGGCGCTCGTCGGGGATCCGGCCGGGGAAGGCCGCCCGCTGCTGTACCACCAGGGACGCTTCAACGCGTTGCGCGACTGA
- a CDS encoding threonine aldolase family protein produces MAHSATVRTEAGKTDARRHHDPAVRGFASDNYAGVHPEVLAAVALANGGHQVAYGEDDYTEHLQKVIRSHFGPYAEAFPVFNGTGANVTALQAMTDRWGAVICAKSAHINVDEGGAPERMAGLKLLAVPTPDGKLTPELIDQEAWGFEDEHRAMPQVVSITQNTELGTVYTPDEIRAICEHAHGLGMKVHLDGARIANAAASLDVPMRAFTNAVGVDVLSYGGTKNGMMFGEAVVVLNPDAVRQMKHIRKMSMQLASKMRFVSVQLEALLAKDLWLRNARHANAMAQRLAAGVRETDGVEILYPVQANAVFARLPHEVSRRLQKRYRFYFWDEAAGDVRWMCGFDTQEEDVDGFLQALKEELAR; encoded by the coding sequence GTGGCTCACTCCGCAACCGTGAGGACCGAGGCAGGAAAGACCGACGCCCGGCGCCACCATGACCCGGCGGTGCGAGGTTTCGCGAGCGACAACTACGCGGGAGTGCATCCGGAGGTCCTGGCCGCCGTCGCGCTCGCCAACGGCGGCCACCAGGTCGCCTACGGCGAGGACGACTACACCGAACACCTGCAGAAGGTCATACGCAGCCACTTCGGGCCGTACGCGGAAGCCTTCCCGGTCTTCAACGGCACCGGCGCGAACGTCACCGCCCTCCAGGCGATGACGGACCGCTGGGGCGCGGTGATCTGCGCCAAGAGTGCCCACATCAACGTGGACGAGGGCGGCGCGCCGGAGCGGATGGCGGGGCTCAAGCTGCTCGCCGTACCGACCCCGGACGGCAAGCTCACCCCCGAGCTGATCGACCAGGAGGCCTGGGGCTTCGAGGACGAGCACCGGGCGATGCCGCAGGTCGTGTCGATCACCCAGAACACCGAGCTGGGTACGGTCTACACCCCGGACGAGATCCGGGCGATCTGCGAGCACGCCCACGGCCTCGGCATGAAGGTCCACCTCGACGGTGCCCGGATAGCCAACGCCGCGGCCTCCCTCGACGTGCCGATGCGCGCCTTCACGAACGCGGTCGGCGTGGACGTGCTGTCGTACGGCGGCACCAAGAACGGCATGATGTTCGGCGAGGCGGTCGTGGTGCTCAACCCCGACGCGGTCCGGCAGATGAAGCACATCCGCAAGATGTCGATGCAGCTCGCGTCGAAGATGCGCTTCGTGTCGGTGCAGCTGGAGGCCTTGCTCGCCAAGGACCTGTGGCTGCGCAACGCCCGGCACGCCAACGCGATGGCGCAGCGGCTCGCCGCCGGTGTGCGCGAGACGGACGGCGTGGAGATCCTCTACCCGGTGCAGGCGAACGCGGTGTTCGCGCGGCTGCCCCACGAGGTCTCGCGGCGGCTGCAGAAGCGTTACCGCTTCTACTTCTGGGACGAGGCCGCGGGCGACGTCCGCTGGATGTGCGGTTTCGACACCCAGGAAGAAGACGTGGACGGCTTCCTCCAGGCCCTGAAGGAAGAGCTGGCGCGCTAG
- a CDS encoding thioredoxin family protein — MRVPGREDVRTRLGAAELGAEPGERASLVQFSSAFCQPCRATRRILADVAAMVDGVTHIEIDAEERLELVRALGIEKTPTVLVLDSGGRIVRRAAGMPRKADVIAALGAAV; from the coding sequence GTGCGGGTGCCGGGGCGGGAAGACGTGCGGACCAGGCTGGGTGCGGCCGAACTGGGTGCGGAGCCGGGGGAGCGGGCCAGCCTGGTGCAGTTCTCCAGCGCCTTCTGCCAGCCCTGCCGGGCCACGCGGCGGATCCTCGCGGACGTCGCCGCGATGGTGGACGGGGTGACGCACATCGAGATCGACGCGGAGGAGCGGCTCGAACTGGTGCGGGCCCTCGGCATCGAGAAGACCCCGACCGTGCTGGTCCTGGACTCCGGTGGCCGGATCGTGCGGCGGGCGGCCGGGATGCCGCGCAAGGCGGACGTGATCGCCGCCCTCGGGGCCGCGGTGTGA
- a CDS encoding DUF6421 family protein, whose protein sequence is MTETLVPGTGGAVITAGARVVDHPAWPELKAAVEEIRPWQAKDGSIDFEVEGAHGRATVLAAVERVITGVETLSPLLPHGAAYHKALVADLRKWAADDFKVPDFLDSLLAFHPAAERADGLQHLVVFPMYTQNGNLDRNLEAVVLKMVWPEWLAELERTRYDNPLFLGITFEDFTPGYDTHSAVLFPETIAVREAPERFTWGGIFCDREAARYRKVTEAAVDILGIDLPEDIARMVEDQERCEKAFVLWDMVHDRTHSHGDLPFDPFMIKQRQPFWMYGLEELRCDLTAFKEAVKLESEGNEHGRDVQYAVLFDRMFRFPVSGDRNRNYDGLGGQLLFAYLHKHDVVRWTDNKLKIDWMRAPQVTNQLCAEIEDLYRAGIDRPKLVHWFKAYELVSTYLAPHPGSKWAKGPDALDMTQPPRKLVDDVLPDEFPLSMFFEALAKKLKGTIAATKGITALNADQAERVAA, encoded by the coding sequence ATGACGGAAACTCTTGTGCCCGGTACCGGCGGCGCCGTGATAACCGCTGGAGCGCGGGTGGTCGACCACCCCGCGTGGCCCGAGCTCAAGGCCGCCGTGGAGGAGATCCGGCCCTGGCAGGCCAAGGACGGCTCCATCGACTTCGAGGTCGAGGGCGCGCACGGCCGTGCCACCGTCCTGGCCGCGGTGGAACGCGTGATCACGGGGGTCGAGACGCTGTCGCCGCTGCTCCCGCACGGGGCCGCGTACCACAAGGCCCTCGTCGCCGACCTGCGCAAGTGGGCCGCGGACGACTTCAAGGTGCCGGACTTCCTCGACTCCCTGCTGGCCTTCCACCCGGCCGCGGAGCGCGCCGACGGGCTCCAGCACCTCGTCGTCTTCCCCATGTACACCCAGAACGGCAACCTGGACCGCAACCTGGAAGCCGTCGTGCTCAAGATGGTGTGGCCCGAGTGGCTCGCCGAGCTGGAGCGCACCCGGTACGACAACCCGCTCTTCCTCGGCATCACCTTCGAGGACTTCACCCCGGGCTACGACACCCACTCCGCCGTGCTCTTCCCGGAGACCATCGCCGTGCGCGAGGCCCCCGAGCGCTTCACCTGGGGCGGCATCTTCTGCGACCGCGAGGCCGCCCGCTACCGCAAGGTCACCGAGGCCGCCGTCGACATCCTGGGCATCGACCTGCCCGAGGACATCGCCCGCATGGTCGAGGACCAGGAGCGCTGCGAGAAGGCCTTCGTCCTGTGGGACATGGTCCACGACCGCACCCACAGCCACGGCGACCTGCCGTTCGACCCCTTCATGATCAAGCAGCGCCAGCCGTTCTGGATGTACGGCCTGGAGGAGCTGCGCTGCGACCTCACCGCCTTCAAGGAGGCCGTGAAGCTGGAGTCCGAGGGCAACGAGCACGGCCGTGACGTGCAGTACGCCGTCCTCTTCGACCGGATGTTCCGCTTCCCGGTCTCCGGCGACCGCAACCGCAACTACGACGGCCTCGGCGGCCAGCTGCTCTTCGCCTACCTCCACAAGCACGACGTCGTGCGCTGGACGGACAACAAGCTGAAGATCGACTGGATGCGCGCCCCGCAGGTCACCAACCAGCTGTGCGCCGAGATCGAGGACCTGTACCGGGCCGGCATCGACCGCCCGAAGCTCGTGCACTGGTTCAAGGCGTACGAGCTGGTCTCCACCTACCTCGCCCCGCACCCGGGCTCCAAGTGGGCCAAGGGCCCCGACGCCCTGGACATGACGCAGCCGCCGCGCAAGCTCGTGGACGACGTGCTTCCGGACGAGTTTCCGCTCAGCATGTTCTTTGAGGCGCTCGCCAAGAAGCTCAAGGGCACGATCGCGGCGACCAAGGGCATCACGGCCCTGAACGCGGATCAGGCCGAGCGGGTCGCCGCGTGA
- a CDS encoding glycerophosphodiester phosphodiesterase: protein MTFLTIGHRGVMGVEPENTLRSYLRAERCGMDVIALDLRLSKDGALVAVHDPEVDRTTDGSGAVADLTLAELRGLDAGQGEHVPVLEEVLDAVRVPLQAVVADLATAAVLAALILRHDLTSRAEVASAQEAVLAETARLVPGVRTVLYAASPHGEAGSAVDRALAAGAATIAVDIRRLSLETVDSAHAAGLRVTGRAVDSLDLLRLARALGLDGAATDFPEVRSTGRFTA from the coding sequence TTGACTTTCCTCACCATCGGTCACCGCGGGGTCATGGGTGTCGAACCGGAGAACACCCTGCGGTCGTACCTCCGAGCGGAACGTTGCGGAATGGACGTCATCGCTCTGGATCTGCGTCTGAGCAAGGACGGAGCCCTCGTCGCCGTGCACGACCCCGAGGTGGACCGGACCACCGACGGCTCGGGGGCCGTCGCCGATCTGACCCTGGCCGAGCTGCGCGGGCTGGACGCCGGCCAGGGCGAGCACGTGCCGGTTCTGGAGGAGGTGCTGGACGCGGTCCGGGTGCCGCTCCAGGCCGTCGTCGCCGACCTGGCCACCGCCGCGGTGCTCGCGGCGCTGATCCTGCGCCACGACCTCACCTCCCGGGCGGAGGTGGCCTCCGCCCAGGAGGCGGTGCTCGCCGAGACGGCCCGGCTGGTGCCGGGCGTACGGACCGTCCTGTACGCGGCCTCCCCCCACGGCGAAGCCGGGTCCGCCGTGGACCGGGCGCTGGCCGCCGGCGCCGCGACGATCGCCGTGGACATCCGCCGGCTGAGCCTGGAGACCGTGGACTCGGCACATGCGGCGGGCCTGCGCGTGACCGGCCGGGCGGTCGACTCGCTGGACCTGCTGCGGCTCGCCCGGGCCCTCGGACTGGACGGCGCGGCCACGGACTTCCCGGAGGTCCGCAGCACCGGCCGCTTCACCGCCTGA
- a CDS encoding DUF5134 domain-containing protein, protein MHGSATSPTTSLSSWLLVLLCTVSGAYCLRRARGSDAGAAGEAVMGFGMALMAVPLGGRGDGWRTPVLGVVFCGAALHALWLLRGGPHHAHHLVGSLTMAYLTLMTGPGSEHGQAHAQAAGPPLLTGALLLYYAGYVMLGGTRLITAGDAVSARPAPGRGGPAELVRACRLAMGIGMLAMLLMM, encoded by the coding sequence GTGCACGGTTCCGCCACTTCCCCCACCACGTCCCTCTCCTCCTGGCTGCTGGTGCTGCTGTGCACGGTGAGCGGGGCGTACTGCCTGCGGCGGGCGCGGGGTTCGGACGCCGGCGCCGCCGGGGAGGCCGTGATGGGGTTCGGGATGGCCCTGATGGCCGTGCCCCTCGGCGGGCGCGGTGACGGCTGGCGGACGCCGGTGCTGGGTGTGGTCTTCTGCGGAGCGGCCCTGCACGCCCTGTGGCTGCTGCGGGGCGGACCGCACCACGCGCACCACCTGGTGGGTTCACTGACGATGGCCTACCTGACCCTGATGACCGGGCCCGGGTCGGAACACGGGCAGGCGCATGCCCAGGCCGCCGGGCCGCCCTTGCTGACGGGCGCGCTGCTCCTCTACTACGCCGGGTACGTGATGCTCGGCGGAACCAGGCTGATCACCGCGGGCGACGCCGTCTCCGCGCGCCCGGCACCCGGCCGGGGCGGACCGGCCGAACTCGTCCGCGCCTGCCGACTCGCCATGGGAATCGGGATGTTGGCCATGCTCCTCATGATGTGA
- a CDS encoding GNAT family N-acetyltransferase, translating to MSTAQPAALSFRSAVEADVPELVELVESAYRGDASRAGWTTEADYLDGQRTDQDGVRAVIAAPDGVLLVVERAGELVACCQLEHRDDHVYFGMFAVRPGLQGAGLGKEILAEAERRARETWGAKEMRMTVVHVREELIAYYVRRGYRRTGELSPFPYGDERFGVPLRDDLAFELLVKSL from the coding sequence ATGTCGACCGCCCAGCCCGCCGCCCTGAGTTTCCGAAGCGCCGTCGAGGCGGACGTGCCGGAACTGGTGGAACTCGTCGAGTCCGCCTACCGCGGGGACGCGAGCCGGGCCGGCTGGACCACCGAGGCCGACTACCTGGACGGGCAGCGCACCGACCAGGACGGGGTCCGCGCCGTCATCGCCGCCCCGGACGGGGTCCTGCTCGTCGTCGAGCGCGCGGGCGAGCTCGTCGCCTGCTGCCAGCTCGAACACCGCGACGACCACGTCTACTTCGGGATGTTCGCCGTCCGCCCCGGCCTCCAGGGCGCGGGCCTCGGCAAGGAGATCCTGGCCGAGGCCGAGCGCCGCGCCCGCGAGACCTGGGGCGCCAAGGAGATGCGGATGACGGTGGTGCACGTACGCGAGGAGCTCATCGCGTACTACGTGCGCCGCGGCTACCGGCGCACCGGCGAGCTGAGCCCCTTCCCCTACGGTGACGAGCGCTTCGGCGTCCCGCTCCGCGACGACCTGGCCTTCGAGCTGCTGGTCAAGTCGCTCTGA